The nucleotide sequence GTGCTGGTCGGCGGCGGCTGGTTCGTCTACTCGAAGGCGCACGACGCGTACATCGCCTGGCGGACCACGGACGACTACATCGGTGATGGCACCGACCCCGTCGAGGTGCTGATCCCCAAGGGTGCCTCCATCACGCAGATCGGTGACATCCTGACCGAGGACGGCGTCGTCCGCTCCACCAAGGCCTTCCGCCAGGCAGCGCAGGACTCCGGCCAGGCAGACAAGCTGCAGGCGGGTCGCTACGAGCTGAAGAAGGAGCTCCCGGCGGAGACCGCGTTTGCGATGCTGCTCGACTCGGACAACCTGGTGCGTCTGAAGGTGACCTTCCCCGAGGGGACGACCGACGCGGAGCAGTTCGAGATCATCTCCTCGAAGCTCGACGTCGAGCTCGAGACGGTCCAGAAGGCCGCGAAGCAGACCGACAAACTCACGTCGCTGCCGGAGTTCGCCGACGGTGACCTGGAGGGCTACCTCTTCCCGTCGACCTATGAGGTGGCCGAGCCCGTCAAGCCGCTGTCGATCTTCGCCTCGCAGATCACCCAGTTCAACAAGATCGCCGAGAAGCTGTCGCTGGAGGGCCGCGCAGAGGATCTCGGCTACAGCCCCGACGAGGTCGTCACCGTCGCGTCCATCATCGCCAGCGAGGTCAGCAACGTCGAGGACCAGGCGAACGTCGCCGCCGTCATCTACAACCGCCTCGACGCCGACATGCCACTGCAGATGGACTCGACCGTCCACTACGCGGTCGGCAAGTCCGGCAAGGTCACCACCACCGCCGAGGACCGCAAGTCGGACTCGCCGTACAACACCTACGTGCACAAGGGCCTGCCGCCCGGTCCGATCAGCAACCCGGGCGAGACCGCGCTCGAGGCCGCACTGCACCCGGCCGACGTCGACTACAAGTACTTCGTGACCGTCAACCTCGAGACGGGCGAGACGAAGTTCGCCGACACGCTCGACGAGCACAACGCCAATGTGGCCGAGTTCCAGCAGTGGTGCCAGGCCAACGCGGACAAGGGACTCTGCTGAGGCACGCGGGCGTCGTCGGGGATCCGGCGGCGCACTCCCTGTCCCCGGCGATCCACCGCGCGGGCTACGCCGCGGTCGGCCTCGACTGGGACTACGAGGCGTTCACCGTGGCGCCTGCGGACCTCGAGGCCTTCGTGCGCGGGCGCCTCGCCGACCCGGCGTGGTCCGGGCTGAGCGTCACGGCCCCCCACAAGGAGGCCATCCTCGCCTTCGGCGAGCCCGACGAACCCACCCGGCTGCTGGGCGCCGGCAACACGCTCGTGTTCGACGGCGGTGCCGCCCGGATCTACAACACGGACGTGCCCGGGTTCGTGCGCGCCTGGCGGGCCCGTGGGCTGCCGGCGCCCTCCAGCGTCGCGATCGTCGGCAACGGCGCCACCGCACGGTCGATCATGCTCGCCGTCGCCGGGCTCGGCGCCCGCGACGTCACGCTCCTGGTCCGCGACCCGGCCCGGGCCGCGAAGGCTGTAGCGCTCGGCCGTGACCTGGGGCTCGCGGTCGGTGTCCGGCTGCTGGGGGAGAGGATCGACGCGGTTGACCTCGTCGCCAACACCATCCCGGCTGCCGCCACCGCCCCCCACGCCGGGCCACTGGCCGCCGCGGCCGGGACTGTCTTCGACGTCGTCTACGACCCGTGGCCCACTCCGCTGGGGCAGGCGGCGCAGCTGCAGGGGATCCCGGGCCTCAACGGCCTCGACCTGCTCGCCGGGCAGGCCGTCGACCAGTTCTTCCTGCTCACGGGGGCCGAGGTCAGCTACGACCTGTGCCGCTCAGCAGCCGGTCGGGAACTCAGCCGCCGGGCGGCTCTCTGACACAATGGGGCCCATGCTCCGTTACCTGACGGCCGGGGAGTCCCACGGCCAGGCCCTGATTGCGACCATCGAGGGCCTGCCGGCCCACATCGAGGTGGGCGAGAAAGAGATCGCCGAGAACCTGCGCCGCCGCAGGCTGGGCGCCGGCCGCGGGGCGCGCATGAAGTTCGAGGCCGACGAGATCACGCTGCTCGCGGGGTTCCGGCACGGGGAGACGCTCGGCTCGCCCGTCGCGATCCAGGTCGGCAACACCGAATGGCCCAAGTGGGAGCAGGTCATGGCGCCCGGCGCCGTCGACGAGGAGACCCTGGCGAAGCTGGCCCGCAACGCGCCGCTCACCCGGCCGCGCCCGGGCCACGCCGACCTGGCGGGCATGCAGAAGTACGACTTCGACGAGGCGCGCCCCATCCTCGAGCGCGCCTCGGCGCGCGAGACCGCGGCCCGCGTCGCGCTCGGCACGCTGGCGCAGGCGTTCCTGCACCAGGCGCTCGGCGTGACGGTGCTGAGCCACGTTGTCGAGCTCGGCCACGTGAAGGCGACCCGCGAGGACCTGCCGACGATCCAGGACCTGCCCGCGATCGACGCGGACGAGCTGCGATGCTTCGACAGGGAGGCCTCCGCGCTGATGCTGGAGGAGGTGGAGGCCTGCCACCGCGACGGCGACACGCTCGGCGGCGTCGTCGAGGTCCTTGTCTGGGGGCTCCCGCCGGGCCTCGGCTCGCACTCGCAGGGCGACCGCCGCCTCGACGCGAAGCTCGCCGGCGCCCTGATGGGCATCCAGGCGATCAAGGGCGTCGAGCTGGGCGACGGCTTCGAGCTGGCCCGCACCCGCGGGTCGCTCGCGCACGACGAGATCCTCCCGACCGAGGGCGGTATCCGCCGCGCCTCGCACCGCTCGGGTGGCACCGAGGGCGGCATGTCGACCGGCGAGGTGCTGCGCGTCCGCGCAGCCATGAAGCCGATCGCCACGGTCCCGCGGGCCCTGCGGACGATCGACACCGCGACCGGCGAGCCCGCCGCCGCGCACCACCAGCGCTCCGACGTGTGCGCCGTCCCCGCTGCCGGCGTGGTGGCCGAGGCCATGGTCGCGCTCGTCCTCGCGGAGGTCGCGCTGGAGAAGTTCGGCGGGGACTCCGTCGCGGAGACCCGCCGCAACGCCGAGGCATACCTGGCCGACGTCGCGGCGCGTGGACTGGAGATCGCCTGATGGCCATCGTGCTGATCGGCGCGCCGGGCGCCGGCAAGTCCACCGTCGGCAAGCGGCTGGCCCGCAAGCTCGGCCGGTCCTTCGTGGACGTCGACGCCCGCATCGAGGAGGTCATCGGCAAGCCGGTCGCCGAGATCTTCGCCGACGAGGGTGAGGAGCACTTCCGCCGCCTCGAGGAGGAGGCGACCATCGAGCTGCTCGGCAGCCACGAGGTCATCTCGCTCGGCGGTGGAGCGGTGATGAACCCCGCGATCCGCGAGGCCCTCGACGGGCATGAGGTCATCTGGCTGAAGGTGTCGATCGGCCAGGCCAGCCGCCGGGTCGGGATGAACACCGTCCGTCCGCTGCTGCTGGGCAACGTCCGTGGTCGCCTCATCGAGCTGCTGCGCGAGCGGACGCCGGTCTACGAGCAGCTGGCGACGCAGGTCGTCGAGACGGACGGGCGCGGCTCCTCGGAGGTCGCCGACCAGCTGGTCGCCGAACGGCTGCCGGCCGAGGACGCCGAGTGAGCATCCACGTCGCCTCCGCGCTGGGGCCCTACGACGTGCACATCGAGCCGGGTGCCGTCCGGCGCCTGCCGGGCCTGCTGGGGGACGCCTCGCGCGTCGCGGTGATCCACCCGGCCTCGCTGCCGTCGCTCGCGGAGCGCGTCGCCGGGCTGATCGACCGCGAGGTGACCCTGATCGGCGTCCCGGACGCCGAGGCCGCGAAGACCCCCGCGGTTCTCGCCGACTGCTGGGACGCTCTGGCGGACGCCGGGTTCACCCGCAACGACCTCGTGGTCGGCGTCGGCGGGGGAGCGACCACCGACCTCGCGGGCTTCGTGGCGGCCAGCTGGCTGCGCGGAGTCGCCTACGTCAGCATCCCGTCGACCGTGCTCGGCATGGTCGACGCAGCGGTCGGGGGCAAGACCGGCATCAACCTGGCGGCCGGGAAGAACCTCGTCGGCGCCTTCTACGAGCCCCGTGCCGTGCTGTGCGACCTGGATTTCTGCAGGACCCTGGCCGA is from Tessaracoccus palaemonis and encodes:
- a CDS encoding shikimate dehydrogenase family protein yields the protein MPGQRGQGTLLRHAGVVGDPAAHSLSPAIHRAGYAAVGLDWDYEAFTVAPADLEAFVRGRLADPAWSGLSVTAPHKEAILAFGEPDEPTRLLGAGNTLVFDGGAARIYNTDVPGFVRAWRARGLPAPSSVAIVGNGATARSIMLAVAGLGARDVTLLVRDPARAAKAVALGRDLGLAVGVRLLGERIDAVDLVANTIPAAATAPHAGPLAAAAGTVFDVVYDPWPTPLGQAAQLQGIPGLNGLDLLAGQAVDQFFLLTGAEVSYDLCRSAAGRELSRRAAL
- a CDS encoding shikimate kinase, coding for MAIVLIGAPGAGKSTVGKRLARKLGRSFVDVDARIEEVIGKPVAEIFADEGEEHFRRLEEEATIELLGSHEVISLGGGAVMNPAIREALDGHEVIWLKVSIGQASRRVGMNTVRPLLLGNVRGRLIELLRERTPVYEQLATQVVETDGRGSSEVADQLVAERLPAEDAE
- the mltG gene encoding endolytic transglycosylase MltG, whose amino-acid sequence is MSPAFRNDDKSLNWRTVGYWARSVFAVLLSLTVLVGGGWFVYSKAHDAYIAWRTTDDYIGDGTDPVEVLIPKGASITQIGDILTEDGVVRSTKAFRQAAQDSGQADKLQAGRYELKKELPAETAFAMLLDSDNLVRLKVTFPEGTTDAEQFEIISSKLDVELETVQKAAKQTDKLTSLPEFADGDLEGYLFPSTYEVAEPVKPLSIFASQITQFNKIAEKLSLEGRAEDLGYSPDEVVTVASIIASEVSNVEDQANVAAVIYNRLDADMPLQMDSTVHYAVGKSGKVTTTAEDRKSDSPYNTYVHKGLPPGPISNPGETALEAALHPADVDYKYFVTVNLETGETKFADTLDEHNANVAEFQQWCQANADKGLC
- the aroC gene encoding chorismate synthase codes for the protein MLRYLTAGESHGQALIATIEGLPAHIEVGEKEIAENLRRRRLGAGRGARMKFEADEITLLAGFRHGETLGSPVAIQVGNTEWPKWEQVMAPGAVDEETLAKLARNAPLTRPRPGHADLAGMQKYDFDEARPILERASARETAARVALGTLAQAFLHQALGVTVLSHVVELGHVKATREDLPTIQDLPAIDADELRCFDREASALMLEEVEACHRDGDTLGGVVEVLVWGLPPGLGSHSQGDRRLDAKLAGALMGIQAIKGVELGDGFELARTRGSLAHDEILPTEGGIRRASHRSGGTEGGMSTGEVLRVRAAMKPIATVPRALRTIDTATGEPAAAHHQRSDVCAVPAAGVVAEAMVALVLAEVALEKFGGDSVAETRRNAEAYLADVAARGLEIA